A window of the Vespula vulgaris chromosome 6, iyVesVulg1.1, whole genome shotgun sequence genome harbors these coding sequences:
- the LOC127064364 gene encoding myb-like protein Q isoform X2, whose product MCTTEMTESYTMSPSTTVSSSGTTAACLVGSPGHRRTPCRGSPCRGSEVQDDEDVISVGCPSPLPLVVVASSTESDDRLASSREDYVERLSPRRVGYTRTDSAMDSEDNYSSRNSDYRTSNGRSSIRTHESSGGDSVTTLREDDDDDEDEEELESRTSSNGTTATAGATDDYFKPLKRLQMVQMQHSDEEEERERDSNERGVKSFSILDILSHRPKAKIVRPWDTVDSTHGHRQHLHHHHHQQQQQQQQQQQQQQQQHLHQLHHHHLHHHNHSTNSSTRDLSLMGMSLASMSSTISEPPLSSSSSSGRSSVSDSGSPDPLAHHHHHHHHHHHHHAARHHAVHPGLHAAALQQQQQQHQHQQQQQHQQQQQFKKKSSQHHGNSQAGQNGKRSTGQGSPLDALFQMTSKTFDAGEHSQDIYRAKRVYHKLSVLRSLSCYVAIKGFSRLLDRDDPASDLITTNRSRSLSPSFTLFSFLFFFLSLFSFPFSFFFFFSFFPEQS is encoded by the exons atgtGCACGACGGAGATGACGGAATCGTATACGATGTCACCGTCAACGACCGTGTCTTCCAGCGGCACGACGGCCGCCTGTTTGGTTGGCTCGCCCGGCCACCGACGGACACCTTGCAGAGGTTCACCGTGTCGTGGCAGTGAAGTacaggacgacgaggacgtcATTTCTGTTGGTTGTCCAAGTCCATTGCCGTTGGTCGTGGTCGCGTCTTCCACGGAGAGCGACGATCGATTAGCATCCTCTAGGGAAGATTATGTTGAACGTTTGAGTCCAAGGAGAGTGGGATACACAAGGACGGATTCCGCGATGGACAGTGAGGACAATTACTCGTCAAGGAATAGCGATTACAGAACGTCTAACGGGAGGAGCTCGATAAGGACTCACGAGAGTAGTGGTGGTGATTCCGTAACGACATTGagagaggacgacgacgacgacgaggacgaggaggaaCTCGAGAGTAGAACTAGCAGCAACGGTACCACGGCTACTGCCGGTGCCACGGACGATTACTTTAAGCCGTTGAAACGACTGCAAATGGTTCAAATGCAACATTCggacgaggaagaggaacgAGAACGTGATAGCAACGAGCGTGGCGTTAAATCGTTCAGTATTTTAGATATTCTGTCGCATCGGCCAAAAGCGAAAATCGTTAGACCCTGGGACACCGTAGATTCTACTCACGGTCATCGTCAACaccttcatcatcatcatcatcaacagcagcaacagcagcaacagcaacaacagcaacaacagcaacaacatcTACATCAACTACATCATCATCACCTTCACCATCACAATCACTCGACGAACTCAAGTACCAGAGACTTGTCCTTGATGGGCATGTCACTGGCGTCTATGTCAAGTACAATAAGCGAGCCACCTCTCAGTAGCTCCTCCTCGTCCGGAAGAAGTTCCGTATCCGATTCCGGTAGTCCTGATCCTCTCGcccatcatcatcaccatcaccaccatcatcatcatcatcacgcGGCACGACACCACGCAGTTCATCCGGGACTACACGCGGCCGCTCttcagcaacaacaacaacagcaccaacaccaacaacaacaacaacaccaacagcaacagcagttCAAGAAAAAGAGTTCTCAGCACCATGGAAACTCTCAGGCTGGAcagaatggaaaaagaagtacTGGACAGGGTAGTCCTTTGGACGCTCTGTTCCAGATGACGAGCAAGACCTTCGACGCTGGTGAGCACAGTCAAG ATATCTACAGAGCTAAGCGAGTTTATCATAAGCTTTCTGTTTTACGATCGCTTTCCTGCTACGTCGCAATAAAAGGATTTTCCCGGCTTTTGGACCGTGACGATCCTGCTAGCGACCTAATTACAACGAATCGATCTCGATCGctatctccttctttcacgttattttcctttttatttttttttctttccttattttcttttcctttttcttttttttttttcttttccttcttccccGAGCAAAGCTAA